In the Marinomonas algicola genome, one interval contains:
- the betB gene encoding betaine-aldehyde dehydrogenase: protein MSMQQQYINGRYHASTTNEHFDTINPATGEIIDTIELAGAHEVNAAVAAAQEGQKVWAAMSAVERSRILFKAAQLLREHNEELARLEVLDTGKPLQEAICVDIESGADVIEYYAGLANKIQGEYQDLGDGNFYYTRKEPLGVCAGIGAWNYPIQIACWKSGPALAAGNAMIFKPSEETPLTALKLAEIYTQAGLPDGVFNVVQGDARTGQLITNHPDIAKVSFTGECGTGKKVMTASAQSLKQVTMELGGKSPLIIFPDMPIDQAVSGAMLANFYTQGEVCTNGTRVFVHADILEAFNAELKTRTEAMVVGDPLNIETQVGALISKAHMEKVLGYVEAAKEAGATLLCGGYQATENGLDKGAFVVPTVFTDCTDDMPQVREEIFGPVMSVLSFTDEAEVIKRANDTEFGLAAGVFTKDISRAHRVIGQMQAGICWINNWGASPAEMPVGGYKESGIGRENGIETLYHYTQNKSVFVSLDDIPNPY, encoded by the coding sequence ATCAGCATGCAACAACAATATATTAATGGTCGTTACCACGCTTCAACTACAAATGAACACTTTGATACGATCAATCCAGCGACAGGCGAAATAATTGATACTATTGAACTGGCAGGCGCTCATGAAGTAAATGCCGCCGTTGCCGCCGCTCAAGAAGGCCAAAAAGTATGGGCGGCTATGAGTGCTGTTGAACGTAGCCGAATTTTATTCAAAGCAGCGCAACTACTAAGAGAACACAATGAAGAGCTGGCTCGATTAGAAGTATTGGATACTGGCAAACCATTACAAGAAGCCATTTGCGTCGATATAGAAAGTGGCGCCGACGTTATTGAGTATTACGCAGGGCTTGCTAATAAAATACAAGGTGAATACCAAGACCTAGGCGATGGCAACTTTTATTATACGCGCAAAGAGCCTCTTGGCGTTTGTGCCGGGATAGGTGCGTGGAATTACCCGATTCAAATTGCTTGCTGGAAGTCAGGCCCTGCATTAGCCGCAGGTAATGCCATGATTTTTAAACCCTCCGAGGAAACGCCGTTAACCGCCTTAAAACTGGCCGAGATTTATACTCAAGCTGGACTACCGGACGGTGTATTTAATGTCGTACAAGGTGATGCTCGTACCGGTCAACTGATCACCAACCACCCTGACATTGCTAAAGTCTCTTTCACCGGTGAGTGTGGAACGGGCAAAAAAGTTATGACGGCTTCAGCACAGTCGTTAAAACAAGTAACGATGGAATTAGGGGGTAAATCACCACTAATTATCTTCCCTGACATGCCTATCGATCAAGCCGTTTCTGGCGCCATGCTAGCGAATTTCTATACTCAAGGTGAAGTCTGTACCAATGGAACACGCGTATTCGTTCATGCCGACATCCTAGAGGCATTTAATGCGGAACTCAAAACTCGCACAGAAGCCATGGTAGTGGGTGATCCTTTGAATATAGAAACCCAAGTCGGTGCGCTTATTTCAAAAGCACATATGGAAAAAGTGCTAGGGTATGTAGAAGCCGCGAAAGAAGCGGGTGCGACCTTGCTGTGCGGTGGTTACCAAGCCACAGAAAATGGTTTGGATAAAGGGGCGTTTGTTGTGCCTACTGTTTTTACTGATTGCACAGACGATATGCCGCAAGTGCGCGAAGAAATTTTCGGTCCAGTGATGTCTGTTTTAAGCTTTACCGATGAAGCAGAGGTGATTAAAAGAGCCAATGACACTGAGTTTGGACTAGCGGCTGGCGTATTTACCAAAGACATTAGCCGCGCTCATAGAGTAATAGGTCAAATGCAAGCCGGTATTTGTTGGATCAATAACTGGGGGGCATCA
- a CDS encoding isoamylase early set domain-containing protein, which translates to MIEKKYLKSKPICKVKFSLAKNETESAKTVSVVGDFNNWDASANPLKKQKTGNFASTIDLKINEDYQFRYVLDGEVWINDENADRYVPANIGKEQNGLLSI; encoded by the coding sequence ATGATTGAGAAAAAGTATCTTAAAAGTAAGCCCATCTGCAAAGTCAAATTTTCACTCGCTAAAAATGAAACCGAGTCAGCGAAAACAGTCTCCGTTGTTGGTGATTTTAATAACTGGGATGCATCGGCCAATCCTTTAAAAAAACAAAAGACCGGTAATTTTGCCTCAACAATCGATTTAAAAATCAATGAAGACTACCAATTTCGCTATGTTCTTGATGGCGAAGTATGGATAAATGATGAAAATGCAGACCGCTATGTGCCTGCAAATATAGGAAAAGAGCAAAATGGTTTATTATCAATTTAA